In Primulina huaijiensis isolate GDHJ02 chromosome 16, ASM1229523v2, whole genome shotgun sequence, a single genomic region encodes these proteins:
- the LOC140960722 gene encoding isoflavone reductase-like protein isoform X2, giving the protein MAEKSKILVIGGTGYIGKYIVEASAKSGHPTFALCRERTISDPDKAKLIQDFKNSGVTILIGDLNDHESLLKAIRIVDVVISTVGIAQLADQVNIIAAIKEAGNVKRFFPSDFGYDADRARAVEPAKSLHECKARIRRAIEAQGIPYTHVCSNYFAGYSLPTLVQRGSTAPPRDKVIILGDGNAKAVFNDERDIGIYTIKAVDDPRTLNKILFINPPKNVYSFNELVALWEKKIGKTLEKEYVPEEQVLKQIQESATDAKLILSLNHSIFVKGDQTYFEIEPSFGVEASELYPDVEYTTVDEYLDQFV; this is encoded by the exons ATGGCCGAAAAAAGCAAGATTTTGGTAATTGGAGGAACAGGATACATCGGAAAATATATAGTGGAAGCAAGTGCAAAATCTGGCCACCCCACTTTTGCTTTGTGCAGAGAGCGCACAATTTCTGATCCTGATAAGGCCAAACTCATCCAAGACTTCAAGAATTCCGGTGTCACTATTCTTATT GGTGATTTGAATGATCATGAAAGCTTATTGAAGGCTATAAGGATAGTGGATGTGGTTATTTCCACAGTGGGTATAGCTCAGTTGGCTGATCAAGTGAACATCATTGCTGCTATTAAAGAAGCTGGAAATGTTAAG AGATTCTTCCCTTCAGATTTCGGATACGATGCAGACCGTGCTCGTGCTGTTGAACCCGCGAAATCCCTGCACGAATGCAAGGCCCGAATCCGGAGAGCTATTGAGGCACAAGGCATTCCCTACACCCATGTCTGCTCCAACTACTTCGCGGGCTACTCCCTTCCGACACTGGTGCAACGAGGCTCCACCGCTCCTCCCAGAGATAAAGTGATCATCTTAGGTGATGGAAATGCCAAAG CTGTATTCAATGATGAACGAGATATAGGCATATATACGATCAAGGCGGTGGATGATCCAAGAACACTGAACAAGATTCTCTTCATTAATCCACCTAAGAATGTATATTCATTCAATGAACTTGTTGCTTTGTGGGAGAAGAAGATTGGGAAGACATTGGAGAAGGAGTATGTGCCAGAAGAACAAGTATTGAAACAGATCCAAG AGTCTGCTACGGACGCCAAACTCATATTATCCCTCAACCACTCGATATTTGTGAAGGGAGATCAAACGTATTTTGAGATCGAACCGTCTTTCGGAGTGGAGGCATCGGAGCTCTATCCGGATGTTGAATATACCACCGTCGATGAATACCTCGATCAGTTTGtctga
- the LOC140960722 gene encoding isoflavone reductase-like protein isoform X1 codes for MAEKSKILVIGGTGYIGKYIVEASAKSGHPTFALCRERTISDPDKAKLIQDFKNSGVTILISFLEIYFQGDLNDHESLLKAIRIVDVVISTVGIAQLADQVNIIAAIKEAGNVKRFFPSDFGYDADRARAVEPAKSLHECKARIRRAIEAQGIPYTHVCSNYFAGYSLPTLVQRGSTAPPRDKVIILGDGNAKAVFNDERDIGIYTIKAVDDPRTLNKILFINPPKNVYSFNELVALWEKKIGKTLEKEYVPEEQVLKQIQESATDAKLILSLNHSIFVKGDQTYFEIEPSFGVEASELYPDVEYTTVDEYLDQFV; via the exons ATGGCCGAAAAAAGCAAGATTTTGGTAATTGGAGGAACAGGATACATCGGAAAATATATAGTGGAAGCAAGTGCAAAATCTGGCCACCCCACTTTTGCTTTGTGCAGAGAGCGCACAATTTCTGATCCTGATAAGGCCAAACTCATCCAAGACTTCAAGAATTCCGGTGTCACTATTCTTATT TCTTTTTTGGAAATTTATTTCCAGGGTGATTTGAATGATCATGAAAGCTTATTGAAGGCTATAAGGATAGTGGATGTGGTTATTTCCACAGTGGGTATAGCTCAGTTGGCTGATCAAGTGAACATCATTGCTGCTATTAAAGAAGCTGGAAATGTTAAG AGATTCTTCCCTTCAGATTTCGGATACGATGCAGACCGTGCTCGTGCTGTTGAACCCGCGAAATCCCTGCACGAATGCAAGGCCCGAATCCGGAGAGCTATTGAGGCACAAGGCATTCCCTACACCCATGTCTGCTCCAACTACTTCGCGGGCTACTCCCTTCCGACACTGGTGCAACGAGGCTCCACCGCTCCTCCCAGAGATAAAGTGATCATCTTAGGTGATGGAAATGCCAAAG CTGTATTCAATGATGAACGAGATATAGGCATATATACGATCAAGGCGGTGGATGATCCAAGAACACTGAACAAGATTCTCTTCATTAATCCACCTAAGAATGTATATTCATTCAATGAACTTGTTGCTTTGTGGGAGAAGAAGATTGGGAAGACATTGGAGAAGGAGTATGTGCCAGAAGAACAAGTATTGAAACAGATCCAAG AGTCTGCTACGGACGCCAAACTCATATTATCCCTCAACCACTCGATATTTGTGAAGGGAGATCAAACGTATTTTGAGATCGAACCGTCTTTCGGAGTGGAGGCATCGGAGCTCTATCCGGATGTTGAATATACCACCGTCGATGAATACCTCGATCAGTTTGtctga
- the LOC140961888 gene encoding gamma carbonic anhydrase 1, mitochondrial gives MGSLGRVVYSLGNWIRETGQAMDRLGCRLQGNYYFHEQLSRHRTLMNLFDKFPVVDKDAFVAPSASVIGDVRVGQGSSIWYGCVLRGDVNNITVGSGTNIQDNSLVHVAKSNLSGKVLPTIIGDNVTIGHSAVVHGCTIEDEAFVGMGATLLDGVVVEKHAMVAAGALVRQNTRVPYGEVWGGNPAKFLRKLTSEEIAFISQSATNYINLAKVHAAENAKPFDEIEFEKMLRKKYARRDEEYDSMLGVVRETPPELVLPDNILPDKSKKAVV, from the exons ATGGGGAGCTTGGGAAGGGTGGTGTATTCGCTGGGAAACTGGATCAGAGAAACTGGTCAAGCCATGGATCGCCTGGGCTGCCGCCTCCAAGGAAATTACTATTTCCATGAACAAC TTTCTAGGCACCGGACTTTGATGAACCTCTTTGATAAATTTCCGGTGGTTGATAAGGATGCTTTTGTTGCTCCAAGTGCCTCTGTCATTGGGGATGTTCGGGTGGGTCAAGGATCATCCATATGGTATGGATGTGTACTTCGAG GTGATGTGAATAACATCACTGTTGGGTCTGGGACTAATATACAAGACAACTCCCTTGTGCACGTGGCAAAGTCTAACCTAAGCGGGAAGGTTTTGCCAACTATCATTGGAGATAATGTCACCATTG GTCACAGTGCTGTCGTACACGGCTGCACAATTGAGGACGAGGCATTTGTTGGTATGGGAGCTACATTGCTCGACGGTGTTGTCGTGGAAAAGCATGCCATGGTTGCTGCAGGAGCTCTTGTGAGGCAGAATACTAGGGTCCCTTATGGAGAG GTGTGGGGTGGAAATCCCGCCAAATTCCTGAGAAAGCTCACGTCTGAGGAGATCGCTTTCATCTCCCAATCTGCCACAAATTACATCAATCTTGCAAAGGTCCATGCTGCTGAAAACGCTAAGCCCTTCGACGAGATCGAGTTTGAAAAAATGCTGCGTAAAAAATATGCTCGCCGTGATGAAGAGTATGATTCAATGCTCGGTGTCGTTCGTGAAACACCACCAGAACTTGTTCTTCCCGATAACATCTTACCAGATAAATCCAAAAAGGCAGTCGTCTAA
- the LOC140961288 gene encoding uncharacterized protein — MGVEIQQKIKNENNNAAAAGAPAPLILGLQPSALVDHVARVDWSLLSRIPGERGGSFPVAAEELKFILNEVNTHITASPETTSPLITIAGGSVANTIRGLASGFGVTCGIIGACGDDDQGSLFINNMTSSKVDLSRLRLKNGPTGQCVCLVDELGNRTMRPCLSTAVKVKADELATADLKGSKWLLLRYAIFNIDVIQAAIKIAKQEGVSVSLDLASFEMVRKFKLPLLQLLESGNIDLCFANEDEAAELLRSENNVDPESALEFMAKHCQYSVVTLGSKGCIARHGKEVVRVPAIGEAKAIDATGAGDLFASGFLYGLVKGLSLEECCRIGSCSGGSVIRSLGGEVTPENWQWMHKQMQTT, encoded by the exons ATGGGTGTtgaaattcaacaaaaaatcaagaatgaaaataataatgctgctgctgctggtgcACCTGCGCCTCTGATACTGGGACTCCAGCCCTCGGCACTGGTGGACCACGTGGCCAGGGTTGATTGGTCCCTCCTCTCCCGAATTCCTGGCGAGCGCGGTGGCTCGTTTCCT GTTGCAGCTGAAGAGTTGAAGTTCATCTTGAATGAGGTTAATACTCACATCACGGCTTCTCCTGAAACCACGTCTCCCTTGATAACCATCGCCGGAGGAAGTGTTGCCAACACTATCAGAGGCCTGGCTTCTGGGTTTGGGGTCACTTGTGGTATAATCGGGGCATGTGGGGATGATGATCAAGGAAGCTTGTTCATAAACAATATGACCTCTTCCAAGGTTGATCTCTCAAGATTGAGGCTGAAAAATGGACCTACTGGGCAG TGTGTTTGCTTGGTTGACGAGTTAGGCAATCGAACAATGCGTCCATGTCTCTCTACGGCGGTAAAAGTTAAG GCAGATGAATTGGCTACAGCAGATTTGAAAGGTTCCAAG TGGCTCTTGCTGAGATATGCAATATTCAATATAGACGTTATTCAGGCAGCCATCAAGATTGCCAAGCAAGAGGGTGTGTCTGTTTCACTTGATCTGGCAAGTTTTGAG ATGGTGCGGAAGTTCAAGTTGCCACTTCTACAGTTACTGGAGTCGGGGAACATAGACCTTTGCTTTGCCAATGAGGATGAAGCAGCTGAACTTCTAAG GAGTGAAAACAATGTGGATCCTGAGTCGGCACTTGAATTTATGGCCAAACACTGTCAATACTCTGTGGTGACATTAGGCTCTAAGGGCTGCATAGCAAGACACGGAAAAGAG GTTGTCCGTGTTCCTGCCATTGGGGAGGCAAAGGCTATTGATGCCACTGGTGCTGGCGATCTTTTTGCGAGTGGGTTTTTGTATGGATTAGTGAAGGGACTATCTTTGGAAGAATGCTGTCGGATTGGCTCTTGCAGCGGGGGTTCTGTCATACGTTCTCTTGGTGGCGAGGTAACTCCAGAGAACTGGCAATGGATGCACAAACAAATGCAGACGACATGA
- the LOC140961290 gene encoding proteasome subunit alpha type-1-B-like, which produces MFRNQYDTDVTTWSPAGRLFQVEYAMEAVKQGSAAIGLRSKSHVVLACVNKASSELSSHQKKIFKADDHIGVAIAGLTADGRVLCRYMRNECINYSYTYESQLPVGRLVVQLADKAQVCTQRSWKRPYGVGLLVGGLDESGAHLYYNCPSGNYFEYQAFAIGSRSQAAKTYLERKFESFMESSRDDLVKDALFALRETLQGEKLTSSVCTISVLGVGEAFHILEQEIVQALINEFDIVGEEPPADETAAPDTSSGAGAGAGAGDQGTPAGQDVAPMDI; this is translated from the exons ATGTTCAGAAACCAGTACGACACTGACGTTACCACATGGTCGCCGGCAGGGAGGCTTTTCCAAGTTGAGTATGCCATGGAGGCTGTCAAGCAAGGGTCGGCTGCGATAGGGCTGAGATCCAAGAGTCACGTCGTGTTGGCTTGCGTCAACAAGGCCAGCTCTGAGCTGTCCTCTCAccagaagaagattttcaaggCCGACGATCACATCGGTGTCGCTATTGCTGGGCTTACCGCCGATGGCCGTGTTCTTTGTAGGTACATGCGCAACGAGTGCATTAATTATTCCTATACCTATGAATCGCAACTCCCCGTCGGCCGTCTTGTTGTTCAGCTTGCCGACAAGGCTCag GTCTGCACACAACGCTCCTGGAAGCGGCCTTATGGTGTTGGGCTGCTGGTTGGTGGTCTAGATGAATCTGGAGCTCACCTATATTACAACTGTCCCAGCGGAAATTACTTTGAATACCAAGCATTTGCCATCGGATCTCGGTCACAGGCTGCAAAAACATACCTAGAGAGGAAGTTTGAGAGTTTCATGGAATCTTCACGGGATGATCTGGTCAAGGATGCACTTTTTGCATTGAGAGAGACCTTACAAGGAGAGAAACTGACAAGCTCAGTATGCACAATCTCCGTGCTAGGAGTAGGGGAGGCGTTCCACATATTGGAACAAGAAATCGTGCAAGCACTGATCAATGAATTCGATATTGTGGGCGAAGAGCCCCCTGCTGACGAGACTGCTGCTCCAGATACATCAAGTGGTGCTGGTGCTGGTGCTGGTGCTGGTGATCAGGGAACCCCTGCTGGCCAAGATGTTGCTCCTATGGATATCTGA
- the LOC140961287 gene encoding mannan endo-1,4-beta-mannosidase 7-like has protein sequence MRLWGSIFLVIFLIYERKIYFKVSAEDGFVSTEGVHFMLNGTPFYANGLNAYWLMYLASDKAQRNKVSSAFEEAANHGLAIARTWAFGDGGYFSLQYSPGSYNEQMFQGLDFVISEAGRYGMKLILSLVNNYEDSGGKKRYVEWARNQGQHISSDDDFFTNSLVKGYYRNHIKVVLTRQNSITGVAYRDDPTIMAWELMNEPRCANDESGRTIQAWISEMASYLKSIDTNHLLEAGLEGFYGQSDSKKQQNIPYFQVGTDFISNNQIPHIDFATVHSYPDQWLTSESDEAQLSFLSNWLESHIQDAQDILQKPLLFAEFGKSSRDPGYDTNKRDELLSVVYSAIYSSATGGGAAAGGLFWQLLTEGMDNFRDGYEIIFNESPSTDDVIVEQSRKLNKIRRTYARMTNSSERT, from the exons ATGAGGTTGTGGGGTTCCATTTTCTTGGTAATTTTCTTGATATATGAACGTAAAATTTACTTCAAAGTCTCGGCAGAAGATGGATTTGTCTCGACAGAAGGGGTCCATTTCATGCTTAATGGAACCCCATTTTATGCTAATGGACTCAATGCTTACTGGTTGATGTATTTGGCCTCCGATAAAGCTCAGAGAAACAAAGTCTCTTCTGCATTTGAAGAAGCTGCAAATCATGGCCTTGCCATCGCAAGAACATGGGCCTTCGGGGACGGAGGATATTTCTCTCTCCAGTATTCTCCAGGCTCGTACAATGAGCAGATGTTTCAG GGACTGGATTTTGTGATATCTGAGGCTGGTAGATACGGAATGAAGCTGATTCTAAGCTTGGTGAACAACTATGAGGATTCTGGAGGGAAGAAACGGTATGTAGAGTGGGCAAGAAATCAAGGACAACACATATCATCAGATGAtgatttcttcacaaattcactAGTAAAGGGTTACTACAGAAACCATATCAAA GTTGTCCTCACAAGACAAAACAGCATCACGGGAGTTGCTTACAGGGATGATCCCACAATCATGGCTTGGGAGCTTATGAATGAACCAAGATGCGCCAATGATGAGTCTGGGAGGACCATACAG GCATGGATTTCAGAAATGGCTTCCTACTTGAAATCTATAGACACTAATCACCTCCTGGAAGCTGGACTCGAAGGTTTCTACGGACAATCAGATTCAAAAAAGCAGCAGAACATCCCATATTTTCAAGTTGGAACAGATTTCATATCAAACAACCAGATTCCCCACATAGATTTCGCAACCGTTCACTCGTATCCGGACCAATG GTTGACAAGCGAAAGTGACGAGGCACAGCTCTCATTCTTGAGCAATTGGCTGGAAAGCCACATTCAAGATGCGCAGGACATTCTGCAGAAGCCCCTATTATTCGCGGAGTTTGGCAAGTCTTCGAGAGACCCAGGATATGACACGAATAAGAGAGATGAACTGTTGAGTGTAGTTTACTCTGCTATTTATTCGTCTGCCACAGGTGGTGGAGCCGCTGCCGGTGGCTTGTTTTGGCAACTTCTAACCGAAGGTATGGATAATTTTCGGGACGGATACGAAATCATATTCAACGAAAGCCCTTCCACAGATGATGTCATAGTCGAACAGTCGAGAAAGCTCAACAAGATCAGGAGAACGTATGCAAGAATGACAAACTCGTCGGAGCGCACTTGA